A section of the Leptospira noumeaensis genome encodes:
- a CDS encoding RsmE family RNA methyltransferase, translating to MNWILVYEEELNSNHLVQLTDERHTHIRTILKKDKGEKIQVVIPSSGNYLFQIQDISDSSTTLEKLNYLPDVLKPLSIHTFFSLPRPQTGKKLLHLSGAYGVDSVYFYATESKNKEYWTSPVYVKDTLSYLETGLIQTGNYKLPKIQLAQSSPWKTFLKTWKGKVFVLDREGENHSSVLLEFANAADNDNPVFVFGSESGWKPDDLLFFKECGFKTVSLGQINLRTEFAYSALLHQLFSIKN from the coding sequence TTGAATTGGATTCTTGTTTATGAAGAGGAACTAAATTCGAATCATTTAGTCCAACTAACAGATGAGAGACATACTCACATTAGAACCATCTTAAAAAAAGACAAGGGAGAAAAGATCCAAGTAGTCATTCCAAGTTCCGGTAATTATCTTTTCCAAATACAAGATATTTCTGATTCTTCCACAACATTAGAAAAATTGAATTATCTTCCTGATGTTCTAAAACCCCTTTCCATCCATACCTTCTTTTCCTTACCAAGGCCCCAAACGGGGAAAAAACTTTTACACTTAAGCGGAGCTTATGGTGTGGATTCTGTATATTTTTATGCTACAGAATCAAAAAACAAAGAATATTGGACTTCTCCTGTTTATGTGAAAGATACCCTTTCTTATTTAGAAACAGGACTTATCCAAACAGGAAATTACAAACTACCCAAGATACAACTGGCCCAATCCTCACCTTGGAAAACATTTTTAAAAACATGGAAGGGAAAGGTTTTTGTATTAGACCGTGAGGGAGAAAATCACTCTTCAGTTTTATTAGAATTTGCGAATGCAGCAGATAACGATAATCCAGTATTTGTTTTTGGTTCAGAATCTGGATGGAAACCTGATGATCTTTTGTTTTTTAAAGAATGTGGATTTAAAACGGTAAGCCTTGGGCAAATTAATCTTAGAACAGAATTTGCATATTCTGCTCTTTTACACCAATTGTTTTCGATTAAAAACTAA
- a CDS encoding O-acetylhomoserine aminocarboxypropyltransferase/cysteine synthase family protein, with amino-acid sequence MPRNFKPETIALHGGQEPDPTTTSRAVPLYQTTSYVFKDTDHAARLFGLQEFGNIYTRLMNPTTDVLEKRVAALEGGVAALATASGQSAETLALLNIVEAGQEIVASSSLYGGTYNLLHYTFPKLGIKVHFVDQSDPENFRKASNENTRAFYAETLGNPKLDTLDIAAVSKVAKEVGVPLVIDNTMPSPYLVNPIKHGADIVVHSLTKFLGGHGTSIGGIIIDAGTFNWGNGKFKNFTEPDPSYHGLKFWDVFGKFEPFGGVNIAFILKARVQGLRDLGPAISPFNAWQILQGVETLPLRMERHSSNALKVAEFLQKHPKIEWVNYPGLPTGKDFATAKKYHERGLFGAIVGFEIKGGVEKAKKFIDGLELFSLLANIGDAKSLAIHPASTTHQQLTGAEQISAGVTPGFVRLSVGLENIDDILVDLEEALKNI; translated from the coding sequence ATGCCACGTAATTTTAAACCAGAAACCATCGCACTCCACGGAGGACAAGAACCGGATCCGACAACTACATCGAGAGCTGTTCCATTGTACCAAACCACTTCTTATGTATTTAAAGATACTGACCATGCCGCACGACTATTCGGCTTACAAGAGTTTGGAAATATTTACACAAGACTCATGAACCCAACCACAGACGTTTTAGAAAAGCGTGTGGCAGCTTTGGAAGGTGGTGTAGCAGCTCTGGCAACAGCATCAGGTCAAAGTGCGGAAACTCTTGCACTTCTGAATATTGTAGAGGCAGGACAAGAAATTGTAGCTTCTTCATCACTCTATGGTGGAACATACAACCTTCTCCACTATACATTTCCGAAACTCGGAATTAAAGTTCACTTTGTTGACCAATCAGATCCTGAAAATTTTCGTAAAGCTTCCAATGAGAATACAAGAGCGTTTTATGCAGAAACTTTAGGAAATCCAAAACTCGACACCCTCGATATTGCAGCCGTCAGTAAAGTTGCAAAAGAAGTGGGTGTTCCGCTAGTGATTGATAACACGATGCCTTCTCCTTATTTAGTGAACCCCATCAAACATGGTGCTGACATTGTTGTCCACTCGCTCACTAAATTTTTAGGCGGCCATGGAACTTCTATTGGAGGGATCATCATTGATGCAGGTACCTTCAATTGGGGGAATGGGAAATTTAAAAACTTCACTGAACCAGATCCATCTTATCATGGACTTAAATTCTGGGATGTGTTTGGAAAATTTGAACCATTCGGTGGAGTGAATATTGCTTTTATTTTGAAAGCTCGAGTGCAAGGCCTAAGAGACCTTGGTCCAGCAATCTCTCCTTTCAACGCTTGGCAAATTCTACAAGGTGTGGAAACTCTTCCACTTCGTATGGAACGCCACTCAAGCAATGCTCTTAAAGTGGCTGAGTTTTTACAAAAACACCCTAAGATTGAATGGGTCAACTATCCAGGTCTTCCAACAGGCAAAGACTTTGCGACAGCTAAAAAATACCATGAACGTGGACTCTTTGGTGCCATCGTAGGTTTTGAAATCAAAGGTGGTGTGGAAAAGGCAAAAAAATTCATCGATGGACTTGAGCTTTTTAGTCTTCTTGCTAACATCGGTGATGCGAAATCTCTTGCGATCCACCCAGCTTCAACAACCCACCAACAGTTGACTGGAGCAGAACAAATTTCAGCCGGAGTCACTCCAGGGTTTGTTCGTTTGAGTGTAGGACTTGAAAACATCGATGACATTCTGGTAGACTTGGAAGAGGCATTAAAAAATATCTGA
- the metX gene encoding homoserine O-acetyltransferase MetX: protein MPTAEQNEFSHGSVGVVRTQIIQFDSLTLEGGETITPLEIAYETYGTLNEKKDNAILVCHALSGDAHAAGFHEGDKRPGYWDFYIGPGKAFDTNRYFIISSNVIGGCKGSSGPLTINGKNGKPFQSTFPFVSIGDMVNAQEKLISHFGIHKLFAVAGGSMGGMQALQWSVAYPDRLKNCIVMASSSEHSAQQIAFNEVGRQAILSDPNWNQGLYTQENRPSKGLALARMMGHITYLSDEMMREKFGRKPPKGNIQSTDFAVGSYLIYQGESFVDRFDANSYIYVTKALDHFSLGTGKELTKVLAKVRCRFLVVAYTSDWLYPPYQSEEIVKSLEVNAVPVSFVELNNPAGHDSFLLPSDQQDSILRDFLSSTDEGVFL, encoded by the coding sequence ATGCCTACCGCCGAACAGAACGAGTTTTCCCACGGATCCGTAGGCGTAGTACGTACTCAAATCATTCAATTTGACTCTTTGACTTTAGAGGGGGGTGAAACCATCACTCCTCTCGAAATTGCTTATGAAACTTACGGCACATTAAACGAAAAAAAAGACAATGCTATCTTAGTCTGCCATGCCCTTTCTGGCGATGCCCATGCTGCCGGTTTTCATGAAGGGGACAAACGACCTGGTTATTGGGATTTTTACATTGGACCTGGAAAAGCATTTGATACCAATCGTTACTTCATCATCTCCTCGAATGTGATCGGAGGGTGCAAGGGATCTAGTGGACCACTTACCATAAACGGAAAAAATGGAAAACCATTCCAATCAACATTTCCTTTTGTCTCCATTGGAGATATGGTCAACGCACAAGAAAAATTAATCAGCCATTTTGGAATTCATAAACTTTTTGCCGTTGCTGGTGGTTCCATGGGTGGAATGCAAGCCTTACAATGGTCAGTTGCATATCCAGACCGACTGAAAAATTGTATTGTGATGGCATCCTCTTCCGAACACTCTGCACAACAAATTGCTTTTAATGAAGTGGGAAGACAAGCCATCCTCTCTGATCCTAACTGGAACCAAGGTTTGTATACACAAGAGAATCGACCATCAAAGGGTCTCGCCCTTGCCCGAATGATGGGTCATATCACTTACCTAAGTGACGAGATGATGCGAGAAAAATTTGGTCGTAAACCGCCCAAAGGGAATATCCAATCCACAGACTTTGCTGTGGGAAGTTATTTGATTTACCAAGGAGAGTCTTTTGTTGACCGGTTCGATGCAAACTCATACATTTACGTCACCAAAGCACTAGATCATTTTAGTTTGGGTACAGGAAAGGAACTTACAAAAGTATTAGCAAAAGTTAGATGCCGATTCTTAGTAGTCGCTTATACGTCGGATTGGCTCTATCCTCCTTACCAATCAGAAGAAATTGTGAAATCTTTGGAAGTCAATGCAGTTCCCGTTAGTTTTGTGGAACTCAACAATCCGGCGGGACACGATAGTTTTTTATTACCGAGTGATCAACAGGATTCCATCCTTCGAGATTTTTTAAGTTCTACGGACGAAGGAGTTTTCCTTTGA
- the metW gene encoding methionine biosynthesis protein MetW, translated as MNIHTNETLGLDLKNRPDISYIANLVKPGERVLDLGCGYGELMLILKNKGVRVQGIEKDDKCIIQCVKKSLYVHHGDIDDGLKHHLDHSFDFVILNQTIQQTLNPGQIIKECLRIGKQVIIVFPNFSHWQIRSSILLSGKTPVTELMPFHWYDTPNLHYLSGKDFEDFCDFERIKVLHRAFFNRTRQIKLFPNLFATLALFVIRA; from the coding sequence TTGAACATCCATACAAATGAAACCTTGGGTTTAGATTTAAAGAACAGACCGGATATCTCTTACATTGCCAATTTGGTCAAACCCGGAGAAAGAGTTTTAGACCTTGGTTGTGGGTATGGAGAACTCATGTTAATCCTAAAAAACAAAGGGGTTCGTGTCCAAGGAATTGAAAAGGATGATAAATGTATCATCCAATGTGTTAAAAAAAGTTTATATGTGCATCATGGTGATATTGATGATGGACTCAAACACCATTTGGATCATAGTTTTGATTTTGTCATCCTCAACCAGACCATACAACAGACGTTAAATCCTGGTCAGATCATCAAAGAATGTTTACGAATTGGAAAACAAGTGATCATTGTATTTCCAAATTTTTCTCACTGGCAAATTCGTTCTTCCATCTTACTTAGCGGAAAAACTCCCGTTACGGAGCTTATGCCTTTCCACTGGTATGACACACCTAACTTACATTATTTATCTGGCAAGGATTTTGAAGACTTTTGTGATTTTGAAAGGATCAAAGTTTTACACCGAGCTTTTTTTAACAGGACAAGACAAATCAAACTGTTTCCGAATTTGTTTGCGACTCTTGCTTTATTTGTGATTCGGGCGTAA
- the ilvA gene encoding threonine ammonia-lyase IlvA: MKLDIDSAYEAIQSIVLKTPLQFHAKLSESFGAKIFIKREDLQLVRSYKIRGAYNLIQSLTLEERERGVVCASAGNHAQGVAYSCKLLNLHGVIYMPAITPKQKINQVKMFGGNWIEIILVGDTFDECQSFALEYTKTHNKVFVPPFDHIKIMEGQGTVAKEILDEESDIDYVFVPIGGGGLCAGVGSYFKEKSPNTKIIGVEPFGAPSMTEALKEGRPVSLEKIDKFVDGAAVKKIGDLTFPICKEVLSDMLLVKEGKVCSTILNLYNEDAIVAEPAGALSISSLDQYADQIRGKKVVCVLSGGNNDIDRMQEIKERSLLFEGLKHYFIVRFAQRPGALKQFVNEILGPNDDIVRFEFIQKNNKESGPALIGIELKSRDDFESLLERMDSLLLNFTLVNQDENLFEYLI, translated from the coding sequence ATGAAATTAGATATTGATTCTGCCTACGAAGCGATCCAATCAATCGTTTTGAAAACTCCACTTCAATTTCATGCCAAATTATCTGAAAGTTTTGGCGCGAAAATTTTCATCAAACGAGAAGATCTACAATTAGTCCGTTCTTATAAAATTCGGGGTGCGTACAACTTAATCCAAAGTTTAACCTTGGAAGAACGGGAAAGGGGAGTGGTTTGTGCGAGTGCCGGAAATCATGCGCAAGGGGTAGCTTATTCTTGTAAACTTTTGAACCTTCATGGTGTGATCTATATGCCAGCCATCACACCCAAACAGAAAATCAACCAAGTAAAAATGTTTGGTGGTAATTGGATCGAAATTATATTAGTTGGTGATACTTTTGATGAATGCCAATCCTTTGCTTTAGAATATACTAAAACTCATAACAAAGTTTTTGTCCCACCTTTTGATCATATCAAAATTATGGAAGGTCAAGGTACTGTTGCTAAAGAAATTTTAGACGAAGAGTCTGACATCGATTATGTGTTTGTTCCCATTGGTGGAGGTGGGCTTTGTGCTGGAGTTGGTAGTTATTTTAAAGAAAAATCACCCAACACAAAAATCATTGGTGTCGAACCTTTCGGTGCCCCTTCCATGACAGAAGCACTGAAAGAAGGAAGGCCCGTTTCCCTCGAAAAAATCGATAAATTTGTAGATGGGGCTGCGGTAAAAAAAATAGGGGATCTCACTTTTCCGATCTGTAAAGAAGTTCTTTCTGATATGTTGCTCGTAAAAGAAGGGAAGGTATGTTCCACCATTTTGAATTTATACAATGAAGATGCCATTGTTGCGGAACCGGCAGGAGCATTGAGTATTTCTTCATTGGATCAATATGCCGATCAAATTCGTGGGAAAAAAGTAGTCTGCGTCCTTAGTGGCGGTAATAACGATATTGATCGAATGCAAGAAATCAAAGAAAGGTCGCTCCTATTTGAAGGATTAAAACATTATTTTATAGTACGTTTTGCACAAAGACCCGGAGCTTTAAAACAATTTGTTAATGAGATTCTTGGTCCAAATGATGATATCGTTCGATTTGAATTCATTCAAAAAAACAATAAAGAATCGGGGCCTGCCCTAATTGGTATTGAATTAAAATCTAGAGATGATTTCGAAAGTTTACTCGAGAGAATGGATTCCCTTCTCCTTAACTTTACTTTGGTGAACCAAGATGAAAATTTATTTGAATATCTGATATAG
- a CDS encoding flagellin: MIINHNVSAIFAHRTLKSNDTNLSKDIEKLSSGMRINKAGDDASGLAVSEKMRTQIAGLRRAEQNTEDGMSLIQTAEGYLQETHEIVQRVRVLAVQAANGIYSEEDRQQIQVEVSQLVDEIDRIASQAEFNKMKLLTGAFARLNPTASMWFHIGANMHQRERVYIETMNTAALGLRNPTVLTFISLSTAGKANSVIGLCDDALRVISKQRADLGAYYNRMEHAAKGLMNAYENTQASESRIRDTDMAEQMTSFTRYQILTQAATSMLAQANMKSQSVMRLLQ, encoded by the coding sequence ATGATTATCAACCACAACGTAAGTGCGATCTTTGCACACAGAACTTTGAAGTCTAACGACACGAACCTGAGCAAAGATATCGAGAAGTTGTCTTCTGGTATGCGTATTAACAAAGCCGGAGATGACGCATCTGGACTTGCAGTGTCTGAGAAAATGAGAACTCAGATTGCTGGTCTTCGACGTGCAGAACAGAATACTGAAGATGGTATGTCCCTCATTCAAACGGCGGAAGGATATCTTCAAGAAACACACGAAATCGTTCAACGTGTTCGTGTACTCGCGGTGCAAGCTGCGAACGGTATCTACTCGGAAGAAGATAGACAACAGATCCAAGTCGAGGTTTCACAGCTAGTGGACGAGATCGATCGTATCGCTTCTCAAGCAGAATTCAACAAAATGAAACTGCTTACAGGAGCTTTCGCTCGTCTCAACCCAACTGCTAGTATGTGGTTCCATATTGGAGCTAACATGCACCAAAGAGAGCGCGTGTACATTGAAACAATGAACACTGCGGCATTGGGATTAAGAAACCCTACGGTTCTTACTTTCATCTCTCTTTCGACTGCAGGTAAAGCAAACTCCGTAATCGGACTTTGTGATGATGCCCTAAGAGTGATCTCTAAACAAAGAGCTGACCTTGGTGCTTATTACAACCGTATGGAGCATGCTGCGAAAGGACTTATGAATGCTTATGAAAACACACAAGCTTCTGAGTCTCGTATCCGTGATACTGACATGGCTGAACAAATGACCAGCTTCACGAGATACCAAATCTTAACTCAGGCTGCTACATCAATGCTTGCGCAAGCAAACATGAAGTCTCAGTCAGTGATGAGATTGCTCCAGTAA
- the ispH gene encoding 4-hydroxy-3-methylbut-2-enyl diphosphate reductase, with translation MLETIYLANPRGFCAGVKYAISYVETAFQENPENPLYVRKEIVHNQRVVEEMKKKGIRFISELSEVPDGATVVFSAHGVSPEVVKEATERKMKIGDATCPLVTRVHKKARNIKDTHQIIYIGHRGHDEAIGTMGEAQMFLVESPEDVENLKNKISNDKPLTYLMQTTLSVEDTKNVVKKIEEVFPYVEHPQKDDICYATTERQEAVRSMLDSVDAMLVIGAENSSNSVRLCQLAKKTRPDSFQISRKEDVNPDHIKNSKIKTLGITAGASSPQVLVDEIVGEILKHFPDAKVSLFPESREDTMSFKLPKELLKQY, from the coding sequence GTGTTAGAGACCATATATTTAGCGAACCCCCGAGGATTTTGTGCTGGAGTGAAGTATGCTATTTCTTATGTAGAAACAGCATTCCAAGAAAACCCTGAAAACCCTCTTTATGTTCGAAAAGAAATCGTCCATAACCAGAGAGTTGTGGAAGAAATGAAAAAAAAGGGAATTCGCTTTATTAGTGAACTGAGCGAAGTTCCAGACGGTGCCACAGTGGTTTTTTCTGCCCATGGTGTTTCCCCGGAAGTTGTGAAAGAAGCCACGGAACGTAAGATGAAAATTGGGGATGCCACCTGCCCCCTTGTCACCCGGGTGCACAAAAAAGCTCGGAATATCAAAGACACCCACCAAATCATCTACATAGGTCACAGAGGACATGACGAAGCCATTGGAACCATGGGAGAAGCTCAAATGTTTTTAGTAGAGTCCCCAGAAGATGTAGAAAATTTAAAAAATAAAATTTCCAATGATAAACCCCTCACTTATCTGATGCAAACCACTCTTTCTGTGGAAGACACAAAAAATGTAGTAAAAAAAATTGAAGAAGTATTTCCCTATGTCGAACATCCTCAAAAGGATGATATCTGTTATGCGACAACGGAAAGACAAGAGGCAGTTAGATCCATGTTGGATTCTGTGGATGCAATGCTCGTTATTGGTGCAGAAAATTCTTCTAACTCGGTCAGACTTTGCCAACTCGCTAAAAAAACAAGACCTGATAGTTTTCAAATTTCTCGTAAAGAAGACGTAAATCCCGACCATATCAAAAATTCTAAAATTAAAACTTTAGGAATCACAGCAGGTGCTTCCAGTCCACAAGTCCTTGTGGATGAAATTGTGGGAGAAATATTAAAACATTTTCCAGATGCAAAAGTATCTTTATTTCCCGAAAGCAGAGAAGATACAATGAGTTTCAAACTACCAAAGGAACTACTCAAACAATATTAA